The Porites lutea chromosome 9, jaPorLute2.1, whole genome shotgun sequence sequence AGAGTTACGTTCTCTATCAgacgacgatcgaatagtatcccatgatgcacctcgattcatgttatattatcactgcGTACGTGACACATCATGATCAGTAATCTTCAGCACGAGTGAAGTGAACATCGATCGCGGTGCTCGATGTGGAtggtttccaaacatgtttcggttcagcagcttctgctttAAAGATTATCGAGTTGGCTTATATTCACTGtgctttaaaggagaatttcagcgttgctttgactgagaagggttttacatgtatttcactgaTCTGTCGAGAACTACTTGTGCCGCGCTCGGTCGCACTCTTAACACAAATTATAAGACTCGCAATTGATAAGCTTCGCTAGGTTCACTAGGAGAACCCAGGCCAGAGGAGAACCAAAACTATGACTGGTCTATAAAGTGGTTCCAACAAAACTTCCGCTACGCTGTGAAGCTAATTACCAAAGGAGAATTTATTACAGCATCGCGCTCAAAGGAGCTGAAGTTTACAATggcagttacaaataaaatttaacctatcgATGCGACAAACAATTCTCTGAAGCACAGTCTACCCGGTACTGACTCAAGCAATCTTCAAGGAAGTTTCCTggccagaatactgatctgttcttttgaataaataaagtttctgcatgatgtttctttttcaaattctgagcAGGCTTCAGTTTACGTTGTGCCGGCTTGCATGCTGCGTGGTACCTTTCTTTGGGTTCTTTTCACACTGAAACACACCGTTATACACCGCTCCTTCTTcgaattaaaatatttatcGTCAAATTCCTGTTAAAAATAACcgctttgaaaatacaaagtgattgcttCGGCATAAAGCGCTCTCAAAAGCGCCCAACACATTGTAGCCTTCATCAGGCTTTACCCATATATTATGACACATggcgttgaaatgtgataaaagattcgaaatttcagccatctttggtcgacaaaaaagtcttcaaaatgtgggtacttctgggtacttcttggcctgtacaatattcaggacttcattttGCTGGTGTGAGGTCCACATTTGTAAGATTTCAACATATAttccaaaaaatcttgaatattcATGACCTGGTTGTGGGTGactgaacactttgtgatggGAAGACTAATTGAAaccgtgaaaataaatgtttctaagtggaaacttcgctcttaagccattgcaaatcggagaaatcatgtcaaataacgaaataatgtaatttttttacttttactggaaatcgagtgagaaaaaagccgacgagaaaacgaccttatttcaaGATGGAATCTGCTATGACTGCGATGTTGCGTGATGCTTCcggaaaaatgcatcatgggatactattcgatcctCCTCTGGTTCTCTATAGAACTGGTACAAAAATTATGGAATGAGAATCCCCCACTGACCTTTGTGAGCGAAGAACACGCTCTACGCTTGAATTGAAAATCTTCCTGCAGCAAATTCCAAAGATTGATTGTCCCTTATCCtcttccctttttccctttcttcttttttcctcattttGTCTTTTCGTTTTGCTTGTTCATTTTGATTGTTACTGAAGTTGTTTAaccttaattttttaaatttatttactcTGTAACCCCGCACCCCCAGATTAGCTCTTGAGCTTTTAGCCGGAATTTCCAAGTTGCTTAAATTGTTAAATGAAGTTGCTATTGCTGTTATACTACCTGACTTCGTGAAAGCACCTGATTCTGTAAGTTTGAGAATCACAACAAATACTCTCACTAGGGTCTGTACCTTGTACAAAATGTAGGATGACTGCGGTCATTTCAAGCaactaagggaaagttcatttaatatgacaagggagggagggggggatgaagatattgaaactcgaagcttgaaattttagcagcccccctcgctagcggttcaattttttaggagccccctccttggtagtcgaaaaaatttctcagccccccccccccccctcctccttcaattcctttgctcccctgaaaaaagatcgttagactgtattaaatatatttaccgttattgtcttcaatggtttatactatgacaaacttgagatacagttgtgatacaattttctaaagcatttttgggatgaacaagagtgtaataattactgagactacatttgttatatctgtaaaccacgtgatatagctgagttgtacaggtcattaaattgttgagttgaaaaccatccgatctgtatgatgatgtcatgtgttggttttgaagtatacaaattttcggagccccccctcctagcgcaacaattttttcagagcccccccttcgggtgtctaaaaattttcggagccccccctcaatatcttcatccccccctcttgtcatattaaatgaactttccctaagtgGAAAATAacaatcatgttttttttgtttatcctaCCAGGTTTGTTTTGTAAGTCTAAGAACTTATGTATAGCGTTTCTTAAGTAATCCTTAAATCATTTAGTTTTAGGTTTTAGTTTCATTTCGCTCTCTAAAAGGTTACCCCAATACCAATAATAATAACCGTGCCCATACGGGGCGTTAAGATCTGAATTGATACAAGAATTGTACCACCAGGCACTTGCACGACTTTTAGCACAGTTACTGCTAGTCTTGTCATTATCGCGATCCGTGGTGGAGACAGACATGCCGTTATGATAAGCGAGTCTGTCCTTTGCTGTTCCAGGGTAAAACCCAACAAACAGCGTATAGTTGGTAGCCTGATTAGTGACTGTGAAATTACTGTATTTAGCGTACTTAATTTCATTGTTCCTTGTCTTAATATCCACTCGCAGCTGACTGGAAATCTCTGTCAGTTGATGAATCTTCTCGTTTCCAAGCCAAAACTCACCTCCGACGTCACCAAAGCCGTTTTTGTACTCCTCCCACCCCCTGTAGAATCCAACAAAGCAATCAACGCGCTTGTGAAATACCGTCCATCCTCCCCCATCAGTCTTCATGTCACAGAACACCTCAAAACTGGTTTGGTTTGTTGGGTTCACTGTGTAAACGCCATTCTCTTTGAAGCCCACAGAAAACAGTTCAGCACAGTCTCGGGctgcaaaaagttaaacaagtATGGATTTAATACAAATATGGATTGAATACAAAGAGAGATTAATTTAACTAACTTTCTAATTAACACTAATGCACAATTGCAACATACAAAATAAAGTGGAACTACAAACAGTGCACATTAATACAAAGCATGCCAAGTAAACCGGGCGACTTGAAAATAagctaaaatatttttcttgcaAACGCGGGACCGATTTAATTAACTttaagtgtaatttacaagcgCGAACAGTGTTTTAAACTCTAAAACAAAAGCTGCACTAGCAATTGAATGTGTCaagaaaattcatatggttaTGCACTCAACTGTCGGTAAACGTTTCAACTATGGCAATCTTAGTACTAAGGTTTCCCTCCCTCCTTAAAAACAGAATGAAAGCCGAACGCCAAAACGGCTTTGCCGTGAGCAAACGATGGAGCATTTAACAATGCTTTTCAATTGACACTTTTTTTGCCTTAACCCGAGATTAAACATCGTGTACTTCTCAGCATTTGCGATTTGCCACTGCTTACCAGTTTTAACTATAAGTTGCACTTCAGTCTCCACCTGAAGTAAGCCACTCCTGGCTGAGCAGCTGTAAATACCACCGTCTTTCGCAGTCAAACTGTTAATCCTTATCTGACCATCCTTCATATGTGTACGTTCCTCTGGAAtttttcctttgcattttgacCAAGTGATAGTTGGTACCGGTGTTCCATCTGCAGAGCAATTCAGTGTAACTGACTGTCCATGATAAAGTTCTATCTTCTTTGGTGGCTTGACAGTAAACTGCGGTACCACATTAACGATCAAAGTCGTCATGGCGTGCGAAGTGCCCATATGGTTTGTGGCGGTACAGATATATGTTCCTGCATCCTTCCTGTCTGCTTTTGTTATAGTCAAGGTGTGGTCTTTGACTGTGGCTTTTTTCCCAGGAAGTTCATCAAAAAGCTTAGTCCAAGATACTACAGGAGGGGGATATCCAATAACGTGGCATTTAGGAAGCACCACATCTCCGCCGCTCTCTGCGTATATCGGCCCAGGGGAGAGAGAAATGTCTGGACGAGCTGTTATAGAAAGGAACATACGGTGAGAAGAAGGTTGGTTACCCAAACAGTGACTGGTCTTAACTTCAGTGATACACTAGAGTATGCAGTTAATCAAGAGATCGatctattttattattaaatagaGAGGTTTTCAATAGATTAGTTTCGAGGCAATTCTAGAGAGTTCGtttgattttccattgttaGACGTTGGTTGTCTGAAGTCTTGCGCCACTTAATTACAACCTTTCAGAAgagaaaccaaaataattttgtgaCTTGCTCAGTCCGACTACGTTTATTCACTTCTTTGTTCGATTGGTCAAGTGATAGTGAGCGTGGTTGATAGTTTTGTGACGCTGATAGAATTGCAAAACATTATGCCTGTCTCGTCCAATCAATCTCTAAAGCAGGTCAGATTTTATTCTTACCTTTCACATTGAGTGTGACAGCAGCTTGAGCTGTCCCTTGGTCAGTACTAATCGTACATACGTAAATTCCATTGTCACTGACGATCACTTTTTTAATGTAAAGCGTCCCTTGGATGATCGAATGTCTTCCGACAGGTAGAAAGCCAGCCTCTTTAGACCAAGCGATCTTTTCGTCAACGTGCTTTCCCGCTGTGCACTGAAATGTAGCTGTCTCGTTCAAAATGACAGTCTCGACGGCTGGTTGGACCACAATCTTAGGAGCTTTTATAATACTCACTTGTTGCCTCTTAATTGGCTGTAGAGAAGTTGGGGTTGGTTCTCCAGGATCATCTTTTTGTCCCTTTAAACCAGGAGGTCAAACTGGTCCTTGAGGTCCCTGTGGTCCTGATGTTCCTGGAGGGCCCTGAACGCAAATCTGACCTTTGTTGGTGCAAAATTTACGTGTTGCAATTTGAACAGCTTTGGTGATTTGTTTTTGTATATCTGGGCTCAAAGAACTTGTCTGTTCTTCTGAACCTTTAACAGCTCGGGGCTTTCGTTGTGCTTCGCCTTGAATTAAATGTGATGGGACATTTAAGGGGCGACTGTATCTGCGGAAAAGCGGAAGAGCACTAGGATTAGTAAATATTAGAGCATTCTTCTGTCTATAAATATCACATTTACTTCCTACCCTCCTCTAGTGGGGCAGTTGTAAAACCGATCGTATTCTCACCCCACCCTAGGGATATGACCATAGAAATAGGCCTCTGCTTTTAATTGACTTATCTAGAGATGGCACCGTCAGGGATTACACcatcaataaaatatttgtcAATAAGACAGGAAATCTTGACAAAAATATCgctaaaatatcaaaaatagaACGATGAAGAAGGACCAGGGTAATGTGGCGGAGAATAGATAGGCATGAAGCATTGCCTAAAACATTACATAAAGCAACATGTACAGTCCTTTCCTCTTCTCCGAAAACCCGCTTTAGCGTCAGTGGCACCAGCTAAAGTGATGCGAATCGCGGAATGCTTTTGAGATTGATACTACGCCTTGGCATCATAGACTTCCCTTTAACAGCATTTCTTTCACAAAGGGGATCTCATCCGCCTCTTATGTACGTTTTGCTTACCTTTGGTTATAGGCGAAGTATTCGTTGCAGGCTTAGTGAGGATCTGCTGATTTTGCTCCAGAGTCACGATCCTCTCCTTGTGAGCTCTCAGTTCCAATTCTAAACGCACAAAGCCAACGCTAAATAGAAGCACGCTCATAAACGTTACTCAGCAACAACCCTCGAGAAGGCGGGAAGATCCGCTGGCTGAGCTCGCCATAGTCAAAAAGCAAAGTGTTACAACAACTGAATGAATCTGTGCGACTTAACAATGCAAAATGATACAGAGCTATCCAGCATTAAACTGCTTTTGCTATTTAGGAAGGTCAGTGGGGTCGGAGCTGAATCCTAAAGAAACTTTTGTCCGCACGCATGCTAGCATGTACCCTCGCTAACAATTATATTGAGTTAAAGCATAAACTGTGAAGTTAGATACTTGTTTTACATCCGCTCCTAACTGATCAGTTTTTAAGTTAGTTTGTAATGTATGGGAGGGTAAAGTAGTTTTCACTGGAGGTAACTATAGAACCTAACAAGTTAAAGCATGTAGTTTACTGCTGGGAAtgtaaaattttcaatttattcTCCTTTTCTGGCCATTAGTGGTTGGGATCAAAGGGTTACTGGATTACTGGACGTTGAGCTTACCAATGATGTTTTCTTTCCGTAAAACAATAAAGGATTCTTCCTTTGGAATGCAACTTTTCAGATGAGCTACACGCAAAGAAAATAACGACTAATCACAttgtaaaatttgaaattatttcAGCCAAGAGCCATAACGGATCTCCTGTGTCAGCTTTTAATCTTTGGTCATGGGAATATGCTACTAATCATATTTCGAATTTGACAAAAGTTTACATAAGTAGTCGATCCCCTCTATTCATGGCGACTGAAAGCAAAATGTAGTTTTTCTTCAAGAAAGTTAGTGCCCAAGAATTCCCGGTATTCTTTCAAACAGTCTTCACTGACGTTTAATAAAACACTGAGTGTATTTTTCAACCCGCACCTCTGGTAAAAGAGTCGGTTGAAGAGGATGAGGTAAATTATAAAGTGCATCAGTTCAATACAAAGTTGCCACCCACAGAATATAATCCCCTAAGCTGTGCTGCTCATAAAGCAGATAGCAGAAACACTTCACATGCATATTTTCCatgggaaattttgaattagGTTTATTTACTTTCCACTATTTCCAGCTTTTCGGCATGGCTAGATTCAGTTCATGCGTTAAATTTATGATAATGATGTTGTCTACCACTAGCGACAGAAATCCACGTTGATTAGGGTATTTCTCTAGGAGTGGTAAAGTTACCATAGAATGTTAAAACTCATTGAATCATCCTTAATTAATATTGTGATATAATTTTGTTATGTTTATCTACTAATGTGGGTGTCCTGGAAAATGCTAGAAGCCTAAGAGTCTTTGCTCTATTTAAAAGGGTAGTTTTCGGCATTTACTGGAAGGGTTAGGAAGTCAACTTGAGTTTCTGTTTTGACATGTTTAGCCAATGCAAGAGACTTGTCTGAATTAATCACAACTTGAGAAAACGCAAGCTAATGCCATACGCTGTGTAAATATTAAGGTCACTGTTTTAGCCTAATACTTTTTTCTGGCAAGAGCCCTTCTAGATTGCAAAATCTACTGTTGACCTTCATTTCCTTCAAGTTAATACGTTCCGTCAAGGGTGATAGCAGCAGCTACAGTACTCCATCTGTCAGTGCTCCATCTGTTAGCCTGTGGCTGACGCAAAAAGAGGGGTGGGGGGCGATCGGAGGTAAAAGGGGAGAGAAGCGCAAAGGGAAAAAAGGGAGTGgcccttttttctctctctctctcccaaTATCCCCGCCCCTTTTACCTCATTTCCAAAAGTTGAAATGCTGTGAACAGTTTACCCTTACACCGAACTCCCACCCCTTTCCAAGCCTGTCACGCAGGTTATCCAGCTGTGAGCTGAAAAAGCCTTACGTACTCAAGTTTTAGAACTCGGGACACCAGCATAAGAGCGCAATTTAAATCGTCTGCAAGTATTTCTAGGTAAGATAAGCGGCAATGTCGATATTGGTTTGCCATAGGTATTTTGGGTTTGAATGAAAACACGAACCACTGTTCCTTACTATACCTACTGGACCCGACGTAGCAAAGACTTTATTGCTGCAGAAGGagatcaaacatttttttttcggggggggggggggggggttggtgcCAGCTTGTGTCTGTTGGACGATTTTCATTGTCTATACGCATTAGCTACTAATGGCACTATGAAAAAAGTTCACGTTGATTACATGACAAAactccgttttcaaacaaaatgtcaaaaaagtTTACCAGTTCCCGACAAAGACTGAAAAAGTAATAGACACAGTTTTTTTATGTAATATTACCGAACGCAAGTAGGTGTTTACATGTTCAGTATGATTAGTTCACCAAGGCATATGTACACACACGTTTTGAGACTCCGAATTTAACTAGTGAGTATTTTTAAACAGTAATCCATGGCCAGTGACAGTTTGCAATGATGTGGAACTAGTCGATATAACAAGCTGGACTTATTACACccgagctttatcctctcttgaccCGAATTAGCAAAACGGCCCTATCCGAGACTCTCCTGTGTCAGTGTACCATACTCAGTTGTATAAGAGGGAGTGCCGGGATACTCCTGAATTTCACAATTAATGCCGTGTTTACACGGTGGATTCGTCAGTTTTAATGTCATCCTTTTCTTCCACATAGCAGTGATACATTCTGTACTTTTCATTTTCTGCTAGAAGCTCAGCTGTAAGGCGAGCAGCCAGATCTCTTGCTTCTGTTTTCCCCCCCACGTTAATATCAATTACTTTTCTAGTTTTCCGCCACTTAAGAGTACTGTTAAACTCACGTCTGAAGTCCACATCCATGAATGCCACAATCAGAGCTTTGACACTGCAGGATGCATTAACGAAAAGCGTGCTGAGTAGGTAGATTGAGCGGGGAAGACAATATTTGTGAGTGTACGTATCAACAATGTCGCATACATAAGTTGGAACCCAG is a genomic window containing:
- the LOC140947975 gene encoding angiopoietin-related protein 7-like; this encodes MSVLLFSVGFVRLELELRAHKERIVTLEQNQQILTKPATNTSPITKAVETVILNETATFQCTAGKHVDEKIAWSKEAGFLPVGRHSIIQGTLYIKKVIVSDNGIYVCTISTDQGTAQAAVTLNVKARPDISLSPGPIYAESGGDVVLPKCHVIGYPPPVVSWTKLFDELPGKKATVKDHTLTITKADRKDAGTYICTATNHMGTSHAMTTLIVNVVPQFTVKPPKKIELYHGQSVTLNCSADGTPVPTITWSKCKGKIPEERTHMKDGQIRINSLTAKDGGIYSCSARSGLLQVETEVQLIVKTARDCAELFSVGFKENGVYTVNPTNQTSFEVFCDMKTDGGGWTVFHKRVDCFVGFYRGWEEYKNGFGDVGGEFWLGNEKIHQLTEISSQLRVDIKTRNNEIKYAKYSNFTVTNQATNYTLFVGFYPGTAKDRLAYHNGMSVSTTDRDNDKTSSNCAKSRASAWWYNSCINSDLNAPYGHGYYYWYWGNLLESEMKLKPKTK